Below is a genomic region from Desulfobacter sp..
CTGTAAGCCAGGACATTATCAATGGCTGTTCCGTAGAGCACGGCCGTCTTTCCCCCGGCATTTTCCGCAAGGTTTCCGCCAATGGTGCAGGCCCAGGCAGAGGTGGGATCCGTGGCAAAGATAAAGCCCTCGGCTGTGGCCGCGTCCTTGGCATCCTGGGTGATCACCCCGGCTTCAATGGCCATGGAGGCATAATCCCCATGACCGTTGGTCTTGCGCTCCACCGGGAAAATCATGTTTAATTTTTCCGTATTGATCATGACGCAAGAGGGTGTCAGAGGAGTTGCCCCGCCCGTAAGACCTGTACCAGCTCCCCTGGGTATGATGGAAAATCCAAGCTTTTGGATCTTTTTGATCAGCTTTGGCACCTGGGCCTCATGGTCGGGACGCAAAACCGCCACAGGAGAAAACCTGCGCCAATCCGTGGCGTCTGTGGCATGGGCCGTGATATTAAACGGATCAAAATAAATGTTATTTTTTCCCAGAACAGGCCCCAGCTTTCGCTGAACCCGACCCTGATCTGCGGTCACGGCCCTGATCTGACGGACAAGGTCCTTTAAGGCTTTTTTACAGGTTTGCAGCACCTTTTCCACATCCGCGTGCCGGGCATGGGCCTCGATGATGCGCAAATCATTTTCAAACTCTGCAAAAAGCTGTCTGCGCTGAAGGGGATGCTCCACCAATTCCTGGAATAAAAAGGCATTTCTCTGGATAATAAAGAGATCTCCCATGAAACGATGCAGCAGCCTCGAAGAACGGCCGGTCCCTTTTTTGCCTTCAAGGGATTGAATGGTCTCCAGGGTATCAGATCCAAAAAGATGAGTGATAATCTGGTCGTCGTCTGCGCTGGTATAGTTGTAAGGTATCTTTCTTTTGGGATCGATCATTTTCTATAATTCAAATGTTGTCATATTGACCACAAGGTTCAGGTCAATGATTTCCTTGACCACCTCGGGCGGCACAGGCGTATCGGTTCTTAAAAATATGATGTTTCTCTGGCCGTCTTCCTCACGGCCCACCATCATCCTGGAAATATTGATATTGTGCTCTCCGAGTTTCACCCCGATGGAGCCGATGGAGCCGGGTTTATCCACGTTGTGGATAATGGCCAGATGGCCTTCAGGGATCACCTCAAGCCTGAACTTGTTGATCCTGACAATTCGGGCATCATCCTTTCCAAAGATAGTACCTTCCACAATATTGGTCTGCTCCTCGGTGGTCACAGTCATTCGGATGAGATTTAAAAAGTTGCCTGCCTCCTGGGATGTGGATTCAGTGATTTTTATTCCCATCTCATTGGCCAGGGAGATGGCATTTACCGAATTGACCGCATATTGGACAAACTGGGCTAAAAGGCCTTTGATGGCATTGATGGTCACCGGCTTTAAATCAAGATCCGGAAATTTACCAATATATTCGATATCCACCTGCTTGATGCCGCCAGGGGTAATCTGTGCCTGCATCTTGCCCATTTTATCGGCCAGATACAAAAAGGGACGAAGTTGTTTTAAAACCTCTCCTGTGACCGAAGGCACATTTACGGCATTGATCACGGTATCCTCCAGAAGATAGGCAACGATCTGCCGTGCGGCTGCAACCGCCACATTGGTCTGGGCTTCCATGGTGGAGGCGCCAAGATGGGGGGTGGCAATCACCTGGTCAAGCCCGAGCAAGGGGCTCAACCCGGGAGGTTCTGTTGAAAAGACGTCCAGAGCCGCACCGGCAACTTTTCCTGAAACAATGGCATCATAAAGGGCGGTTTCGTTAATGATCCCGCCCCTGGCGCAATTGACCACCATCACCCCTGTTTTCATTTTTTCAAAGGCCTCAAAATCCAGAAGATCAATGGTGGAATCCATTTTGGGCACATGGATGGTGATATAATCGGACCTTTCATAGAGATCGTCCAGACCCACATACTCAAACCCTGCCTTTTCTATATGCTCAGAAGAGATGTTGGGGTCATAGACAATGACCTTCATCTTCAAACCTTTGGCAAGCCCTGCGGCGATGGAGCCGACGTTGCCGAACCCGATCACCCCCAGGGTCTTGTTGGAAATTTCCCTGCCCTGGAGATTTTTTTTCTCCCAGGTCCCGGCCTTGAGAGAAGCGGTGCCCCGGGGAATGTTGCGAGTCATGGCCATCATCATGGCAATGGCATGCTCGGCCGTGGTCACAGTATTGCCTCCAGGCGTATTCATCACGGCCACCCCTTTTTTAGTGGCGGCATCAATGTCCACGTTGTCAAGGCCGATGCCTGCCCTGGCCACCACCTTAAGATTTTTGGCAGCTTCCAGCACCTCTTCGGTCACCTGGGTAGCGGACCTGATGGCCAAGGCATCATAATCAGGGATGATCCTGATCAATTCTTCACGGGAAAGCTCTGTGTTCACATCCACTTCAATGCCGTCCTGGCCACTGAATATATCGATCCCAGCCTCGCTCATCTTGTCGCTGACCAGAATTTTCATGAAGTTTTCTCCTTTTCAAAAGATTCCATGAATTCCACCAGGGCATACATGCTTTCCATGGTGGCGGCATTATAAATGGAGGCCCTGCAGCCGCCCACGGAACGATGGCCTTTAAGCCCCCCAAGACCGTGATCTGTGGCCCGCTGAACAAATTCTTTTTCCAGGCTCTCGTCCGGCAGACGAAAGGTGACGTTCATCAGAGATCTTGAATATTTTTCAGCAGTTGTCCTAAAAAAATCACTTCCGTCAATATAGTCGTAAAGAATATCCGCCTTTTGAATATTGTAGGCCTCCATCTGTTCAAGGCCGCCAATCTCTTCTTCTATCCATTTTAAAACAAGTCCAATGGTATAAATCCCGAAACAGGGCGGGGTGTTGTACATGGAATTTTTATCTGCATAGGTTTTGTAGGCCAGCATGGAGGGAAGGTTGGCATTGGCCGTCTCAAGCAAATCCTTTTTCAAAATCACCATGCAGCAGCCAGAGGGCCCCAGGTTTTTCTGGGCGCCGGCATAGATCATGCCGAACTTTTCCATGGGCAGGGGTTTTGAAAAAATATCAGAAGACATATCACAGATAATGGGCACGCCATGGGTGTCAGGAAATTCAAAAAACTGGGTTCCCTTGATGGTGTTATTGGAGGTGAGATGAACAAATTTAGCACCCGTGTTAAAGGGGATTTCCTTGGGAATATAGGAAAAATTTTTATCCTCGGAAGAGGCCACCACATCCACGTTCTTGCCCTGGATCTGGGCCTCTTTAACCGCTTTGGCAGACCATGTCCCGGTATTGACAAAATCCGCCCGGTCATTCTCACCTAAAAAATTCATGGGAATCATGGCAAACTGCATGGAAGCCCCGCCCTGGATAAAGAGGACATGGTAATCATCCCCTATATTCAAAAGGCGCTTGGCCCGGACAATAGCATCATCAATAACCGCATCAAAATAGGAAGATCTGTGACTGATTTCCGTAACAGACATGCCTGAATTTTTAAAGTTGAGAAACTCTGCCTGGATCTCTTCCAGAACAGTCAGGGGCAAGGCAGCGGGACCGGCATTGAAATTGTAAATTCTCTGATCTGTCATTTTAAAATTCCTTTTAATTAAGAGGTTATGAGTTAATTTCCCTTGTTTTGTGAAATTCAACCCCAGGCCATTCTTCCATGGCAAACCCGAGCTGGTACTCGCTGGTGGTTAAAAAAGTAAGCCGGCCTTCGGCATCTCGTGCCAGGCTCGACTCGTTTTTCCGTAAAAAATCTTTTAAAAGGGCGTCATCTTCACAGGTGACCCATCTGGCAACGGAAAGGTCAATGGATTCATACCCTGCCTTGACGCTGTACTCTGCAGCCAGGCGGGCCATGGTCACATCAAACTGGAGCACACCCACGGCACCGATGATATGCATATTCCCGTTCAGGGGACGAAAGACCTGGATGGTGCCCTCTTCTGACAACTGGGTCAGCCCCTTGGTCAGGGCCTTGGCCTTCATGGGGTCTTTGAGCATCACCCGCCTGAAATGTTCCGGAGCAAAATTGGGGATGCCTAAAAAGGTCAAAGGTTCCTTGGTGGTAAAGGTATCCCCGATTTTTATGGTGCCATGGTTGTGGATGCCGATGATATCTCCCGGATAGGCTTCTTCCACATTGGACCGCTCCTGGGCCATGAAAATGGTGGCATTGGCAATCTTGATATCCTTGCCGATACGGTGGTGTCTCACCTTCATCCCCTTGGTAAACTTGCCTGAACAGATCCTAAAAAAGGCAATTCTGTCCCGGTGTTCAGGATCCATATTGGCCTGGATCTTAAAGGTAAAGCCTGAAAAACTCTTTTCCCCGGGATTTACATCCCTTGTGGCTGTCGGCCGAATGCCCGGGGGGGGCGCAATTTTAACAAAGGCGTTCAGCATTTCTTTTACCCCAAAATTATTGATGGCAGACCCGAAAAATACCGGGGTCTGGGTTCCGTTAAGATACAGATCCAAATCAAAAGGCTCGGCAGCAACAGAGACCAATTCCACATCTTCACGCAACTGGTCGGCCTGGGACTGCCCTATAATCTCATCCAGCCTCGGGTCTTCTAAGTCTTGGATCAAGATTCCCTCATCATCCTTGGGGGAGTATCCAGGAGAAAAAAGGCCCAGTTCCTGACGTTCAAGATTATACACCCCTTTGAACCGCTTGCCCATGCCAATGGGCCAGGTCAGGGGGATACACTCGATCTGGAGCTTGTCCTCAATGTCCTGGAACAGGTCCAAGGGCTCAAGTCCTTCCCTGTCCAGTTTATTGATAAAGGTTATAATGGGGGTGTTGCGCATGCGGCAGACCTCCATGAGCTTCTGGGTCTGGGGCTCAACCCCCTTGGCAGAATCAATGATCATAACGGCACAGTCCACGGCCGTAAGCACCCGATAGGTATCTTCGGAAAAATCCTTATGCCCGGGGGTGTCCAGAAGATTGATCTCATAATCCTTGTAATTGAACTTCATCACAGAAGAAGAGACTGAAATCCCCCTTTCCTGCTCAATGGAAAGGAAATCTGAGGTGGCGGCTCTGGCCACCTTTCTTGACTTTACAGCGCCGGCCTGCTGGATTGCCCCGCCGAAAAGCAGCAGCTTTTCTGTCAATGTGGTCTTGCCCGCATCCGGGTGGGAGATGATACCAAAGGTTCTTCGTTTTTCAATCTCCAGTAACAACATTTTTTCTATCGGCTTTTCCATGGTTTCAGATCCCATTAAAAAACATCCTTGTATCCTAAAAAATTAAGGGGTGGAAATTTAGCAATATTTTGAAACAGAATCAAGCCCTTAAGCTGGTCTAACACAAAATAAAGAATAAATTCAAACGAATAAAATTTGAAGGGATTTTAAGTTTTTATCAATTTGTATGGTAAAAAAAGAAGATGCCCTTAATCTTCATTATGATCATGCATCTAAACCCATGCAAAACAAAAAAGGTCCTGATCGATTTTCTTTCTCTCCATTTTATCCTCAATCCCTGGGACAGGGGGTTAAAAAATGTATTAATATCATATCTAATCTCTTTTTCAAACCATGATCTTGGTTCATTTTTCACCTGGGCTTTGAATAGTGCTTTGAACATTCCATAAAATTTGCTACACCTTTTTTAAATTCTTCATCAACACCAGGGTAAGGAAAATATAATGACCCGATCTGAACACAATATCCATTTCACAGCCTTTCACCATGCCCTTTTATTTTCCTGCATTTCAAAATCAGTTCTGGACAGTATCAAAACAGAACAGGGGCAAGCACTCATCCGCTCCGGGGTCAGGCGATACGGGGAACAGCGGGGGCACCGCATGGCCCTGAGGGCCTTGAAAAACAATCATTCTTTGACCATGGAAAATTATCTGGCCTATGGAGAGTGGACAGTTGAAAAAAAAGAGATGGAATTTAAATTTGCCCAAAAAAATCCCCATGCACGGATGATCGTATCCAAATGCCCCTGGAACCAAGCCTGGCAAACCCAGGGCCTTTTGGAATACGGCAAATATTTTTGCATGGAAATTGACCAGGCCCTGGTCAGGGGATTTAACCCGGACCTTGAAATCCAGGTCAACTCGACCCAGACCCAGGGGCATGACACCTGTGATTTTGTGTTCAAGCAGGCCCGTTTATCCATTTTCCGCCTGATTTGCCTTCTCTATAAAAAGAAAATCCATCCCGGAAAAAAAGCTGTCATGCCCTGGGAATACCATGCCGGCCATCTGTACAAAACCATGAAAGAAACCATTACAAAGGCGTTGGGCACCCAGGCAGATCTGATCATGGCCCAGGCCCTAGCAGCCTTTGCCCGCCAATTTTCCAACGCCCACGCCGCCTGTATTAAAACCTATGAAGATGTGGATTTTAACATTCTGCCGGACTAAGTCCGCGGACCAGCGCAGGGCCCCCAATCATCCCGATTAAAACCACCTGGGCAAATATCAACATAGTTTCCAAACGGTGCCACCAATCCCGACATGGATGCCCAAAATATTTTCATAAAAATTTTGGAACAATAAAGAGTCTCTTTCACATTTGGAGATATTTAAAAGGATCCGCCCTGGGCCTTTGTGAGTGAAAGATAATGTTGTGAGTCTATCAGCTCAATTAAAGGATTATTCGCCTGGATGGATTCCTTTGAAATTTTATAGGTCATGGAGGTAACCATGACACTGGATTTGGGATCACATCGGGTCTCTCCTCCTTCTCCGACAACCATTTGTACGCCCAGAGTTGAAGAAGAGGTGACAAACCAGTTGCCCTCTTCATCCGGGTAGGCATCATGAAGGATGGAGGTCATAATTTTCCCTTCATCGGATCCGCTTACGACCATGCCCCCCAAGGATCTGAAAGAGTATGCTTCCATGAACCGATTGATACCGTTCTGGTTCATGCAGAGACTGACGACTTTTGCAAGCTTGGTGTTTACCTTGTCTTTTGTATCTGTAAATGCAGATACAAACTTGGCAACAGACTTTTTAGGTTCATCTCTTGAGAGGACCTCCCCTTTGAGCCGATAGCTTGCCCGGTTGATATCTTTGTGAAAGGTGGCGCTAAGACCGGTGGTTTTATCAATGCCGTCTCTGTTGAGATGATCAAGTACCCCTTGTTTGTCATTGTTGCGAAATTCTTGAATATCAAAATCAGGGTTCACCAGTTCTTGTGCCAACCGGGATTCAGGATCCAGTCCCCTTTCATCTGATGTCAACCCGATAGTGGGCAAAAGGACATCCGGCGGCAGGAGGCCGACAGCGTTCTCACTCAAGGCAATCTGATCGTTAATCATGCCCGAATCCATGTCGAGCATTTCACCGACCACCTCAACCAGGCCGCGCTGAAGTTCCTGCAGCTGGCGAAATTCCATGCCCACCTCATCAAGGGGTGCATGATCCATGGCATGAAGCAGGTCTTTACCCGCTGGACTTGTCAAAGCATCAAAAAGTCCCTGAAGATCCTCTCGTGAAGTACCTGCCTGGGCCACTTTTTCAAATTGATTGACCAATACCTTGACATCATTGGCGCTGAACTGTGTCCAGCAGCCCATGGATCTTGCCTTTTCCTGGCAAGGGACAAGAGAGGGCAGTGTTGTCTCTTTGATGGATCTAAAGACCTCAAGTGTTCCCTTCATATCTCTGTTATTTAAAGCCGTTGCCAATCCT
It encodes:
- a CDS encoding phosphoglycerate dehydrogenase — translated: MKILVSDKMSEAGIDIFSGQDGIEVDVNTELSREELIRIIPDYDALAIRSATQVTEEVLEAAKNLKVVARAGIGLDNVDIDAATKKGVAVMNTPGGNTVTTAEHAIAMMMAMTRNIPRGTASLKAGTWEKKNLQGREISNKTLGVIGFGNVGSIAAGLAKGLKMKVIVYDPNISSEHIEKAGFEYVGLDDLYERSDYITIHVPKMDSTIDLLDFEAFEKMKTGVMVVNCARGGIINETALYDAIVSGKVAGAALDVFSTEPPGLSPLLGLDQVIATPHLGASTMEAQTNVAVAAARQIVAYLLEDTVINAVNVPSVTGEVLKQLRPFLYLADKMGKMQAQITPGGIKQVDIEYIGKFPDLDLKPVTINAIKGLLAQFVQYAVNSVNAISLANEMGIKITESTSQEAGNFLNLIRMTVTTEEQTNIVEGTIFGKDDARIVRINKFRLEVIPEGHLAIIHNVDKPGSIGSIGVKLGEHNINISRMMVGREEDGQRNIIFLRTDTPVPPEVVKEIIDLNLVVNMTTFEL
- the serC gene encoding 3-phosphoserine/phosphohydroxythreonine transaminase, coding for MTDQRIYNFNAGPAALPLTVLEEIQAEFLNFKNSGMSVTEISHRSSYFDAVIDDAIVRAKRLLNIGDDYHVLFIQGGASMQFAMIPMNFLGENDRADFVNTGTWSAKAVKEAQIQGKNVDVVASSEDKNFSYIPKEIPFNTGAKFVHLTSNNTIKGTQFFEFPDTHGVPIICDMSSDIFSKPLPMEKFGMIYAGAQKNLGPSGCCMVILKKDLLETANANLPSMLAYKTYADKNSMYNTPPCFGIYTIGLVLKWIEEEIGGLEQMEAYNIQKADILYDYIDGSDFFRTTAEKYSRSLMNVTFRLPDESLEKEFVQRATDHGLGGLKGHRSVGGCRASIYNAATMESMYALVEFMESFEKEKTS
- a CDS encoding peptide chain release factor 3, with translation MGSETMEKPIEKMLLLEIEKRRTFGIISHPDAGKTTLTEKLLLFGGAIQQAGAVKSRKVARAATSDFLSIEQERGISVSSSVMKFNYKDYEINLLDTPGHKDFSEDTYRVLTAVDCAVMIIDSAKGVEPQTQKLMEVCRMRNTPIITFINKLDREGLEPLDLFQDIEDKLQIECIPLTWPIGMGKRFKGVYNLERQELGLFSPGYSPKDDEGILIQDLEDPRLDEIIGQSQADQLREDVELVSVAAEPFDLDLYLNGTQTPVFFGSAINNFGVKEMLNAFVKIAPPPGIRPTATRDVNPGEKSFSGFTFKIQANMDPEHRDRIAFFRICSGKFTKGMKVRHHRIGKDIKIANATIFMAQERSNVEEAYPGDIIGIHNHGTIKIGDTFTTKEPLTFLGIPNFAPEHFRRVMLKDPMKAKALTKGLTQLSEEGTIQVFRPLNGNMHIIGAVGVLQFDVTMARLAAEYSVKAGYESIDLSVARWVTCEDDALLKDFLRKNESSLARDAEGRLTFLTTSEYQLGFAMEEWPGVEFHKTREINS
- a CDS encoding L-2-amino-thiazoline-4-carboxylic acid hydrolase, whose amino-acid sequence is MTRSEHNIHFTAFHHALLFSCISKSVLDSIKTEQGQALIRSGVRRYGEQRGHRMALRALKNNHSLTMENYLAYGEWTVEKKEMEFKFAQKNPHARMIVSKCPWNQAWQTQGLLEYGKYFCMEIDQALVRGFNPDLEIQVNSTQTQGHDTCDFVFKQARLSIFRLICLLYKKKIHPGKKAVMPWEYHAGHLYKTMKETITKALGTQADLIMAQALAAFARQFSNAHAACIKTYEDVDFNILPD